The DNA sequence TCTTAATGCTCAAAATAACCTCGCAATGCTTCAGGAGTAAAAAGGTAGTCACCGTCGTCTGTTGCGAGTACGGGTACGCAGGCAAAGCCTTGCGCCTTGCCATCATCAAATGCAGCTTCGCGATCACGGATCACTAAAAAGCGCTTGAGGTTTCTCATGCTCGCGGTGATATTTACTGGCTCGTATTCAATCCCCAACTCATCAAGTACTGCCACAAATGGCGCAGTATCGGGGCAAAGATCGCTGAAATAGCAGATATGCATAATCATTCCTCGCTTAGGCTACTGTAAAAGTGGCGTGGATTTTATCCAGCAGATTAAGCTCAATCTGATCACCACTATTAAGTTTCCCAACGCCTTTTGGCGTACCGGTATAAATGATATCGCCTTTGTTCAAAGTGATATAGCGGCTGATATAGGCAATCTGTTCGGCAATTGGAAACAGCATCATGCTGCTATTGCCCTGCTGGCGCAACTCACCATTGAGGCACATAGTGAAGCTGATGTCATCTGCGGGCGGGCATTCGGCTGCAGGCACAAATGCCGAGACGCACGCAGCACCGTCAAAGCCTTTAGCCAGCGTCCACGGTAAGCCTTTTTCCTTGGCTTGTTGCTGCCAATCACGCGCAGTCAAATCCAGCCCGACGCCGTACGCGGCAATGGTTTTTTCTGCTTCCGCTAACGACAA is a window from the Cardiobacteriaceae bacterium TAE3-ERU3 genome containing:
- a CDS encoding fumarylacetoacetate hydrolase family protein, coding for MSQLELINGAAVNLGSIYCIGRNYAEHIAELNNERPDAPVVFDKPAAALLHSGGTIHLPQESDDVHYESEIVVLLGSGGRNLSLAEAEKTIAAYGVGLDLTARDWQQQAKEKGLPWTLAKGFDGAACVSAFVPAAECPPADDISFTMCLNGELRQQGNSSMMLFPIAEQIAYISRYITLNKGDIIYTGTPKGVGKLNSGDQIELNLLDKIHATFTVA